Proteins from a single region of Colias croceus chromosome Z, ilColCroc2.1:
- the LOC123704994 gene encoding tudor domain-containing protein 5-like, translated as MDEELKKLKSILRSLVVSSPVTVNMTSLLKDYREMVGSPLPLTKFGYRDPLQFLQERCSDCFIFLGPPKNPELMLIVPDSLKHIDKFVQKQRISPFVKFRGKRRSVLESNLKPNNVETKKEEQQTTKSRLVEEERMDLPAFQSNQNSLHEVESSRSQDHLSSGRLTSSSGRSLKEALEELKEELKTLICEQPEPVWCSDLLDMYKERYGRNLNFSRFGFLSVAGLVCQLSGVRAAQAGDGDWRAWPATAPAPRPVPLPPRRLPPPAAPTDDALPGVAYEPDVFPADCMQLGEALGAAPLGDVRAGDLLEVMLGEVYSPSHFWMMRLGDEFDIALDAVMDEMTKYYSRGEGAGRRLAVGAVREGHCVASCYDGDWHRSVIVRIMDCDTVKVRYVDYGTVEACAVSGLRPLLRRWAALPAQALRARLAGVAPAHSREWPRPAAAAFLAAVRERRLVAHVLSAPQEDGILEVLLIDTSTEEDVCIHSELIRAGHAVLCTTTPSKSESYLYPTFHALENGLTPN; from the exons ATGGACGAGGAACTTAAGAAGCTAAAGTCTATTCTCCGCTCTCTTGTTGTTTCAAGCCCGGTAACAGTGAATATGACCTCTTTGCTGAAAGACTACCGGGAGATGGTTGGCTCCCCACTGCCTTTGACCAAATTTGGCTATAGAGACCCCCTTCAGTTTTTACAAGAGCGATGCAGCGATTGTTTTATA tttctAGGGCCTCCCAAAAATCcagaattaatgttaatagTACCAGACTCGTTGAAACATATTGATAAGTTTGTACAAAAGCAAAGGATATCACcatttgtaaaatt taGGGGTAAGAGAAGAAGTGTGTTAGAATCGAATTTAAAGCCAAATAATGTAGAAACAAAGAAAGAAGAACAACAAACGACTAAAAGCAGATTAGTAGAAGAGGAAAGAATG GATCTGCCGGCATTCCAAAGCAATCAGAATTCTTTACATGAAGTGGAGTCCAGCAGATCACAGGATCATCTTAGCTCTGGACGGCTGACATCATCTA GTGGTAGAAGTTTGAAGGAAGCGTTAGAAGAATTAAAAGAAGAGCTGAAAACTCTTATCTGTGAACAACCAGAGCCAGTTTGGTGTAGTGACTTGTTGGACATGTAtaa GGAGCGTTACGGGCGCAATCTGAACTTCTCGCGGTTCGGGTTCTTGAGCGTGGCGGGCCTGGTGTGCCAGCTGAGCGGCGTGCGCGCGGCGCAGGCGGGCGACGGCGACTGGCGCGCGTGGCCCGCCAccgcgcccgcgccgcgcCCCGTCCCGCTCCCGCCGCGCCGCCTGCCCCCGCCCGCCGCGCCGACAGACGACGCGCTGCCTGGTGTCGCTTAC GAGCCGGACGTGTTCCCCGCGGACTGCATGCAGCTGGGCGAGGCGCTGGGCGCGGCGCCGCTGGGCGACGTGCGCGCGGGCGACCTGCTGGAGGTGATGCTGGGCGAGGTGTACTCCCCCTCGCACTTCTGGATGATGCGCCTGGGCGACGAGTTCGACATCGCGCTCGACGCCGTCATGGACGAGATGAC CAAGTACTACTCCCGCGGCGAAGGCGCAGGGCGGCGGCTGGCCGTGGGCGCCGTGCGCGAGGGGCACTGCGTCGCGTCCTGCTACGACGGCGACTGGCACCGCTCCGTCATCGTGCGCATCATGGATTGTGATACTGTCAAG GTGCGGTACGTGGACTACGGCACGGTGGAGGCGTGCGCCGTGTCGGGGCTGCGGCCGCTACTGCGGCGCTGGGCCGCTCTGCCCGCGCAGGCGCTGCGGGCCCGCCTGGCCGGCGTCGCGCCCGCGCACAGCCGCGAGTGGCCACGCCCCGCCGCCGCCGCCTTCCTCGCCGCCGTGCGCGAGCGCCGCCTCGTGGCGCACGTGCTCAGCGCGCCACAG GAGGACGGGATCCTCGAAGTACTTCTAATCGACACATCAACGGAGGAGGACGTGTGCATCCATTCGGAGCTGATCCGCGCGGGCCACGCCGTGCTCTGCACCACGACCCCCTCC